The Macaca fascicularis isolate 582-1 chromosome 14, T2T-MFA8v1.1 genome contains the following window.
CACAGGCAGGTGGACCTGAACATCACTACCTAAGGCCTGTGCATGGCAAAGGGGGTCTTCCTCTCAcactcccctccccagccttcaAACCCAACTGAAGCCATGCTTCCCTGACCGCCTGCCCTCTTCCCCAGCAAAAGGCCACCGTGGTGCCAGTGCTTGCTGGTGTGGGCCCACTGGATCCCCAGAGCCTCAGGCCCAACTCGGAGGAGGTGAGCTGGGGGATGTGAGGGTTGGACTGTTCCAGTTCTCTGTCTaccctctctgcctcctgcctgcaGGTGGATGAGGTGTTTGCACTCCCGCTAGCCCACCTGCTGCAGACGCAGAATCAGGGCTATACCCACTTCTGCCAGCGTGGCCACTTCCGCTACACACTACCTGTCTTCCTGCATGGACCACACCGGGTCTGGGGCCTCACAGCTGTCATCACCGAGTTTGCCCTGCAGCTGCTGGCACCTGGTACCTACCAACCCCGCCTGGCCGGCCTGAGCTGGCCAGGGGCTGAGGGCCTGGCCCACCCTCAGCAGCCCCTGGTTTCACCCTGCCAGGCCAGCTCCACTTC
Protein-coding sequences here:
- the NUDT8 gene encoding mitochondrial coenzyme A diphosphatase NUDT8 isoform X1, which produces MLPDCLSAEGELRCRRLLAGATARLRARPASAAVLVPLCSVRGVPALLYTLRSSRLTGRHKGDVSFPGGKCDPADQDVVHTALRETQEELGLAVPEEHVWGLLRPVYDPQKATVVPVLAGVGPLDPQSLRPNSEEVDEVFALPLAHLLQTQNQGYTHFCQRGHFRYTLPVFLHGPHRVWGLTAVITEFALQLLAPGTYQPRLAGLSWPGAEGLAHPQQPLVSPCQASSTSGLNKGL